In Mercurialis annua linkage group LG6, ddMerAnnu1.2, whole genome shotgun sequence, the following are encoded in one genomic region:
- the LOC126686603 gene encoding uncharacterized protein LOC126686603, with product METSEVIDEEPPEMRLYSQAHRKKDGSWIDPEAGDKYEQMEAIRSKALEEGVAIDGRKILQKVLDIPKSGYARGLGYGAKRITAKESEFEARLQAEKFETKKQVKELNDQIQNQQVKIDNISQSYSKLKHLVQQMLNAKDDEEISIDGDETCIDGCEKSLDDEPSNDC from the exons ATG GAAACATCTGAAGTCATTGATGAAGAGCCACCTGAAATGAGGCTCTACAGTCAAGCACACCGTAAAAAAGACGGCTCATGGATTGACCCAGAAGCTGGAGATAAATAC gaacAAATGGAAGCTATTCGCTCAAAAGCACTCGAGGAAGGCGTTGCAATTGATGGGAGGAAAATTCTACAAAAGGTTTTGGATATACCGAAGTCTGGTTATGCTCGTGGACTCGGATATGGAGCCAAACGGATAACAGCTAAAGAATCAGAGTTTGAAGCTCGTTTACAAGCAGAGAAGTTTGAGACTAAAAAGCAAGTTAAAGAACTAAAtgaccaaattcaaaatcaacaggTGAAAATTGATAACATTTCTCAATCATATAGCAAACTCAAGCATCTTGTTCAACAAATGTTGAATGCAAAAGATGATGAGGAAATATCTATTGATGGCGACGAAACATGTATCGATGGCTGTGAAAAATCTCTTGATGACGAACCATCTAATGATTG TTAA
- the LOC130015647 gene encoding uncharacterized protein LOC130015647, with protein sequence MAELDSINVAIRPYLVGVGLEKWARAYSTENRYWTMTSNIAESFNAAIKSARELPVATLLEYLRVLVQEWSYKNRNIASYTMTKLTNKAEEALRENYSLARRMMVTSDVISNIFIHLTCRIILVIF encoded by the exons ATGGCAGAACTAGATAGCATCAACGTAGCAATACGACCATACCTTGTTGGTGTTGGGTTAGAAAAATGGGCAAGAGCATATTCAACTGAAAACAG GTACTGGACAATGACATCGAATATTGCTGAGTCTTTTAATGCAGCAATCAAATCAGCAAGGGAATTACCAGTTGCAACACTTCTGGAATATTTGAGGGTATTAGTTCAAGAGTGGAGCTACAAAAATAGAAACATAGCTTCTTATACTATGACAAAACTGACAAATAAAGCAGAAGAAGCACTTAGGGAAAACTATTCACTAGCTAGAAGAATGATGGTAACATCAGAtgttatttcaaatatatttatacatttaactTGTAgaataattttagtaattttctaG